The stretch of DNA GCGGTATTCGCCGCTGTCGATCAAGGCACGGAGCTGATCGGCAACCTGGCGATAAAGACGTCGCGCTTCCACGGCTTCGAGCGGCACGCTCGGCTCTCCCTGACGATCCCCTGAAGTGATCGATTTTTCTTGCTTTGATCGGGCCCAGGCCAATAAATCGGCAATATTGGCCTTACCAATTGACCAAAGATTGATAGATCGAGCCTCCCATGTCAAGCGAAACGCCGAAAAATCACGTTTCCGGCCCGAAAGACGGCGATTTTCGCCTGTCCGACGCCAACCTCGACAGACTTCCCGGCCATGTCCGGCGTCCGGCCTATGACCGGTCGGACATCACGCCGGGCATCGTTCATCTCGGAATTGGCGCCTTCCACCGGGCGCACCAGGCGGTGGTGATCGACGACCTCCTTGCGGGTGGCGCGACGGAATGGGGAATCGTCGGGGCCAGCTTGCGCAGTTCGGAAACCCGCGATGCCCTCGCCCCGCAGGACTGCCTCTACACCCTCGCCGTTCGTTCCGGCGCGGGCACCGACCACCGGATCATCGGCTCGGTTCTGGCATGCGAAGTCGCCAAGGAGAAACCTGCCCCGCTGATCGCGCGCCTCACCCACCCCGCTACGCGCATCGTCTCGCTGACGGTCACCGAGAAGGGCTACTGTCACACGCCGCAAACAGGCGACCTGGACGAATATCATCCCGACATCGTTCATGACCTGCAGAATCCGGGCACGCCGCGCTCGGCCATCGGATTCCTGGTGGCTGCGCTGGCGCGCCGGCGGATTGCGGGTGCCGCCCCCTTCACCGTTCTGTCGTGCGACAATCTCTCCGCCAATGGCCATACCGTCGGGCGGATCGTGACGCAGTTCGCTAGCCTTCGATCGCGCAATCTCGCCAAATGGATTGAGGCCGAGGTGGCCTTCCCTTCGACCATGGTGGACCGGATCGTGCCGGAGACCACCGACCTCGACCGGTCCGAGGTTTCCTCCGCGCTCGGCATGACCGACGCGTGGCCGGTGGTGACGGAGCCATTCATGCAATGGATCGTTGAAGATCGCTTTCCGGCAGGACGGCCGGATTTCGCCGCCGCAGGCGTGCAAATGGTCTCCGATGTGACGCCGTTCGAGCATATGAAATTGCGGCTGCTCAACGCCAGTCACTCGGCGCTGGCCTATCTCGGCTATCTCGCCGGCCATGAAACCATCGCGTCCACCATGACCGACCATCGCTTTGCAGCGCTCGCCCGACAGGTGATGCTCGACGCGGCGCCGACGCTGGCGATGCCTGAAGGCACCGATATTACGGCCTACGGCGCGTCGCTGCTGCAGCGCTTTTCCAACACCGCCCTGCATCACCGCACCTGGCAGATCGCGATGGACGGTTCGCAGAAACTGCCGCAGCGGCTGCTCGCCCCCATGCAGGACCGGTTGCGGCTGGGCCTTTCGATCGACACGCATGCGCTCGCGGTAGCCGGCTGGATGCGCTACGTCACCGCAAAGGACGAACAGGGACGCGCCATCGAGGTGCGCGATCCGCTTGCCAGGGAATTGGCTGACATCGCTGATCGCGCCGGCCCAGTCGCGGAGCGCCTTGCTCCCGCGCTGTTGGAGGTGCACTCCATTTTCGGCACCTTCGGCAGCGATCCCCGCATGCGCAGCGCCGTCACTGAGGCGCTCTCGAAACTCTATGCCCTGGGTGCACGACAGACAGTGCAGACGTTTCAGCCGACATGATTGGTGGGTCACCCGGTGGCAAGGCCACACCGCGACCGCCGTTCATTTCGGAAATTCAGCGGGCTATCGTGACAACAACGTCCTGGTGAGTGGGTGATCGGGATCGGCGAGCCCGTCGATGACATCGAAATGATGCCGGCCGGGTTCTTCGATCGTGCAGGTTTTCGCGCCGAGCCCGGTCCAGATGTTGGCGAGGAGCGCATTCTGGCGGACGAATTCCGGGCGCTCCGCGCTGCCCACCCAGCACGTCACGCGCACATCCTGCATCGGCTCCAGCAACGCCGGGCTTTCCACGAGCGCCTCGGCCTCGTCGATCCGGAGGTCCGCGTTCATGGCGGCCTTCATCAGCGGACGAAGGTCATGAACGCCGGAAATGGAGACCGTGTGGCTGATGCGCGCCCGGACGTCGCCCGGGAGCGGCGACGTCGCCGAAATCATGCGTGTCACCAGATGCCCGCCGGCGGAATGGCCGGCCAGAAAAAGCGGGCCTTCGACCATCGCGGCGGCGCGCGCGACGGCCGCGGCAATTTCGCGCGTGATCTCGGAGATGCGTACGTCCGGGCACAGCGTGTAGGAGGGCATCGCCACCGCATAGCCGCCTTCAACCGATCCGCGCGCGAGATGCGACCAAAAGCTCTTGTCGAGCGCCTTCCAGAATCCACCATGGACGAAGACGACCAGGCCCTTTGGCCGGCCTTCCGGTCTAAAGAGATCGAAGCAGTTTCGTGCGCGCTCGCCATATGGGATATCGAGCGTCGCGCGGCCGCTGCCCTGGAGTGCATCGCGATAGGCCTGCGCGGGCTGCACCCACGCGGCCGGCCAGCGTTCGCCGCCCGGAATGTTCGGAGCATTCGCATAGGCGTCGCTCCAGTCGGAAATCTGATGAAAAATCACGCAGTTCGCTTTCCATTTCGATTCTGTGGGCCGAACGGATGTCCGATCGATGCCCGCAGGAACCAGTCTATACCGGGAAGCGCACCTTGCGCCCATAAATTTTAAGCTTGAAATAATTGATGTCAGCGCGAATAATTCCAGAGGGCGCGCATCAGGGAAAGACATGACCGATTTCACGCGAACGAAATCCCGGTTCGCCATCCCGAATGGCGTGATCTATCTGGACGGCAATTCGCTCGGTCCCCTGCCCGTAGCGGCCGCCGATCGCGTCGGCCGCATGATATCGGAGGAATGGGGCAGGCACCTCATCAAGGGCTGGAACGTCGCCGGGTGGATGACGCAGCCGCGCCGTATCGGTGACCGCATCGGCCGATTGATCGGCGCTGCCGAAGGGACGGTGGTGGTGGGCGATACGCTGTCCATCAAGGTCCACCAGGCGCTGGCCTCGGCGCTTGAGCTCAATCCGTCGCGACGCGTGATCTTGTCGGACACCGGCAACTTTCCTTCCGATCTCTACATCGCCAGCGGTCTGCTTGAATCGCTCGACCGGGGCTACGAATTGAAGGTCGTGGCCCCCGAAGCCGTCGAAGCCGCCATCGACGAGACGATCGCGGTGCTGATGCTGACCGAGGTCGACTATCGCACCGGCCGGCTGCACGACATGAGCGCGCTGACGCGCAGGGCACATGCCGCCGGCGCGTTGACGGTCTGGGATCTGGCGCATTCCGCGGGCGCGATTCCGGTCGAGTTGGAAGCTGCCGAAGCCGATTTCGCAGTCGGCTGCACCTACAAATATCTCAATGCCGGTCCTGGCGCGCCCGCCTTCATCTATGTAGCGCCGAAGCACGCCGATACGGCGCGGCCGGCGCTTTCCGGCTGGATGGGTCATCACGCGCCCTTTGCCTTTGACCTCGACTATCGGGCCGGGCCGGGCATTGAGCGAATGCGGGTCGGTACGCCCCCGATCATTGCGATGGCCGCGCTCGACGCCGCCCTCGACGTCTGGGACGGCGTCAGCATGACCGACGTGCGCCATGCATCGATCGCGCTCGCCGACCTGTTCATCCGCGAAGTCGAAGGACGTTGTCCCGAGCTGACACTGGCTTCGCCGCGGGACGGAAAGCAGCGCGGCAGCCAGGTTTCGTTTCGTCACCCGGATGGCTACGCGATCATGCAGGCGCTGATCGCACGCGACGTGATCGGCGACTTCCGCGCGCCGGACATGATGCGCTTCGGCTTTACGCCGCTCTACATCGAAGAAGCCGAGGTTCGCGCGGCGGTCGAAATCATCGCCGACGTCTTGACCAATCGCCGCTGGGATACCGCGGAATACCGCAAAAAGGCGCTCGTAACATGACTGGCAATCGCGACGAATCCTCGCGTGAAGGAGCCCAGATGTCGTTCGAGGGGCGCATGTCCTACAGCGATTATCTGCATCTGGAACGCGTTCTGGACGCACAAGAGCCGCTCTCGGACGCGCATGACGAACTGCTGTTCATCATCCAGCACCAGACTTCCGAACTCTGGATGAAGCTGGCCATCCACGAAATCCGTTCCGCCATCAAGGCGATCCGCCACGACCAGTTGCAGCCCGCCTTCAAGATGCTGTCGCGCATCGCCCGCATCTTCGAGCAGCTCAATACCGCCTGGGACGTGTTGCGGACGATGACACCCAGCGAATACACCGAGTTTCGCGATCAGCTCGGGCAGTCCTCGGGTTTCCAGTCGTACCAGTACC from Bradyrhizobium sp. AZCC 1693 encodes:
- a CDS encoding mannitol dehydrogenase family protein, with protein sequence MSSETPKNHVSGPKDGDFRLSDANLDRLPGHVRRPAYDRSDITPGIVHLGIGAFHRAHQAVVIDDLLAGGATEWGIVGASLRSSETRDALAPQDCLYTLAVRSGAGTDHRIIGSVLACEVAKEKPAPLIARLTHPATRIVSLTVTEKGYCHTPQTGDLDEYHPDIVHDLQNPGTPRSAIGFLVAALARRRIAGAAPFTVLSCDNLSANGHTVGRIVTQFASLRSRNLAKWIEAEVAFPSTMVDRIVPETTDLDRSEVSSALGMTDAWPVVTEPFMQWIVEDRFPAGRPDFAAAGVQMVSDVTPFEHMKLRLLNASHSALAYLGYLAGHETIASTMTDHRFAALARQVMLDAAPTLAMPEGTDITAYGASLLQRFSNTALHHRTWQIAMDGSQKLPQRLLAPMQDRLRLGLSIDTHALAVAGWMRYVTAKDEQGRAIEVRDPLARELADIADRAGPVAERLAPALLEVHSIFGTFGSDPRMRSAVTEALSKLYALGARQTVQTFQPT
- a CDS encoding alpha/beta hydrolase; amino-acid sequence: MIFHQISDWSDAYANAPNIPGGERWPAAWVQPAQAYRDALQGSGRATLDIPYGERARNCFDLFRPEGRPKGLVVFVHGGFWKALDKSFWSHLARGSVEGGYAVAMPSYTLCPDVRISEITREIAAAVARAAAMVEGPLFLAGHSAGGHLVTRMISATSPLPGDVRARISHTVSISGVHDLRPLMKAAMNADLRIDEAEALVESPALLEPMQDVRVTCWVGSAERPEFVRQNALLANIWTGLGAKTCTIEEPGRHHFDVIDGLADPDHPLTRTLLSR
- the kynU gene encoding kynureninase, with translation MTDFTRTKSRFAIPNGVIYLDGNSLGPLPVAAADRVGRMISEEWGRHLIKGWNVAGWMTQPRRIGDRIGRLIGAAEGTVVVGDTLSIKVHQALASALELNPSRRVILSDTGNFPSDLYIASGLLESLDRGYELKVVAPEAVEAAIDETIAVLMLTEVDYRTGRLHDMSALTRRAHAAGALTVWDLAHSAGAIPVELEAAEADFAVGCTYKYLNAGPGAPAFIYVAPKHADTARPALSGWMGHHAPFAFDLDYRAGPGIERMRVGTPPIIAMAALDAALDVWDGVSMTDVRHASIALADLFIREVEGRCPELTLASPRDGKQRGSQVSFRHPDGYAIMQALIARDVIGDFRAPDMMRFGFTPLYIEEAEVRAAVEIIADVLTNRRWDTAEYRKKALVT